In Acidobacteriota bacterium, a genomic segment contains:
- a CDS encoding LLM class flavin-dependent oxidoreductase, whose protein sequence is MQRFGTLSFGHYGSLGRTRPLSAADSMLQAIELAEGMDALGVNGIYFRVHHFAQQQSSPMPLLAAIAARTQRIEVGTGVIDMRYENPLYLAEEAAAVDLISGGRLALGVSRGSPETVVRGYEAFGYAGSEDPRGADLARDHFATFMRAIAGEGMAQRDPQSPFGDPSAGTGLQRVEPYSPGLRSRVWWGAGARESAEWAGRIGVNLMSSTLLVEDRGIPFDQLQAEQIDAFRAAWRTAGHAGEPRVSVSRSIFPLTTAEDHHYFGRSSERDSVGYIDGFRSTFGRTYAAEPDQLIDQLKADAAIRSADTLMLTIPSQLGVAFNLRIVESFARYVAPALGWQSTLG, encoded by the coding sequence GTGCAACGCTTCGGAACCCTCTCGTTCGGTCACTACGGCTCGCTCGGCCGCACTCGCCCCCTCTCCGCGGCGGACTCGATGCTGCAGGCCATCGAACTCGCCGAAGGCATGGACGCCCTCGGCGTCAACGGCATCTACTTCCGCGTGCATCACTTCGCGCAGCAGCAGTCGTCGCCGATGCCCTTGCTGGCGGCCATCGCGGCGCGCACGCAGCGCATCGAAGTCGGCACGGGCGTCATCGACATGCGGTACGAGAACCCGCTCTACCTGGCCGAAGAAGCGGCGGCCGTCGATCTCATCAGCGGCGGACGACTCGCGCTCGGCGTGAGTCGTGGCTCTCCCGAGACCGTGGTGCGCGGGTACGAGGCATTCGGCTACGCGGGCTCCGAGGATCCACGCGGGGCCGACCTGGCGCGCGACCACTTCGCGACGTTCATGCGCGCGATTGCCGGCGAGGGGATGGCGCAGCGCGACCCGCAGAGTCCGTTCGGCGACCCGTCGGCGGGCACCGGGCTGCAGCGCGTCGAGCCCTATTCTCCAGGACTGCGATCGCGCGTCTGGTGGGGTGCCGGCGCGCGCGAGTCCGCGGAATGGGCGGGGCGCATCGGCGTCAACCTCATGTCGTCGACGCTCCTGGTCGAGGACCGCGGCATCCCGTTTGATCAGTTGCAGGCCGAGCAGATCGACGCCTTCCGCGCGGCGTGGCGCACTGCCGGACACGCGGGCGAACCTCGCGTGTCGGTGAGCCGCTCGATCTTCCCGCTCACGACGGCGGAGGACCATCACTACTTCGGCCGCAGTTCCGAACGCGACAGCGTGGGCTACATCGACGGCTTCCGCTCGACGTTCGGCAGGACATATGCCGCCGAGCCCGACCAACTCATCGATCAACTGAAGGCGGATGCCGCGATCCGGAGCGCGGACACGCTCATGCTCACGATCCCGTCGCAGCTCGGTGTCGCGTTCAATCTGCGCATCGTCGAGTCGTTCGCGCGCTACGTCGCGCCGGCACTCGGCTGGCAGAGTACGCTCGGGTGA
- a CDS encoding S9 family peptidase produces the protein MRLLRIVVIGVVLACAVPSGAQTAAFTIEAVTSAPFPTTLTASATGERIAWTLNAQGRRNVWVAEGPAFVARQLTAYETDDGQELNALQISADGAWVVYQRGGDFGSNWDDAAPVNPTGATTPAAVGIWAVPFGGGAPIALGEGVNPVLSPRSDVVVFERARQLWSVPIGGGTPATKLFDQRGAAGDARFSPDGSRLAFVSSRGDHAFIAVYTNASTPVRYLAPTTSRDGSPRWSPDGSSIAFVRRPGAGGPPPSSLEPAPTPWSIWIADVSAGHAQQRWASGTEPRDTVPFTHGGTNLHWTGTGRLVFLSYQDGWPHLYSMTASGTDAPLLLTPGDHMAEHVTIAPDGRHALYAGNLGTTAGDIDRRHVVRVPVDRAAPEVLTPGNGLEWSPVVLATGRVAAIGGDSQQAPVPFAFDTVDPAVRPNGAGRIVIGASAVPATFPARQLVVPTPVTFTASDGGRVHGQLFTPAGAGTAKRPAIVYIHGGPMRQMLLGWHYGDYYWNAYALNQYLASRGFIVLSVNYRLGIGYGFDFHRPPKAGVAGASEYLDIKAAGEWLRARADVDATRIGVYGGSYGGYLTALALGRDSSVFAAGVDIHGVHDFTSDGGGRIGAGAWRYERPASVVEALARTAWESSPVASVTTWRSPVLLIHADDDRNVRFSQTVDLLQRLRAAGVETEELVVVDDTHHFLRYANQLRVNQAIATYLEKKLLTRISVDQQR, from the coding sequence ATGCGCCTCCTTCGGATTGTCGTCATCGGCGTTGTCCTCGCGTGTGCGGTGCCCTCCGGCGCGCAGACGGCGGCGTTCACCATCGAGGCGGTGACGAGCGCGCCGTTCCCCACCACCCTCACGGCGTCGGCCACGGGCGAGCGCATCGCGTGGACGCTCAACGCACAGGGCCGGCGCAACGTGTGGGTGGCCGAAGGGCCCGCCTTCGTGGCGCGTCAGCTCACCGCGTACGAGACCGACGATGGGCAGGAGCTGAACGCGCTGCAGATTTCGGCTGATGGGGCGTGGGTCGTCTACCAGCGCGGCGGCGACTTCGGCTCCAACTGGGACGATGCCGCTCCCGTCAACCCGACGGGCGCGACGACGCCAGCGGCAGTGGGCATCTGGGCCGTGCCCTTCGGCGGCGGCGCACCGATCGCCCTCGGCGAAGGTGTGAACCCCGTGCTCTCGCCACGCTCCGACGTCGTGGTCTTCGAACGCGCGCGTCAGTTGTGGTCGGTCCCGATCGGTGGCGGTACCCCCGCCACGAAACTCTTCGACCAGCGCGGCGCGGCAGGCGACGCCAGGTTCTCGCCTGATGGATCACGCCTCGCGTTCGTATCGAGCCGTGGCGATCACGCGTTCATCGCGGTGTACACGAACGCGTCGACGCCGGTCCGCTATCTCGCGCCGACGACGAGTCGCGATGGCTCGCCGCGGTGGTCGCCCGACGGGTCGTCGATCGCGTTCGTCCGCCGGCCTGGCGCGGGAGGTCCGCCACCCTCGTCGCTCGAACCGGCGCCCACGCCATGGAGCATCTGGATCGCCGACGTCTCGGCAGGTCACGCACAACAGCGCTGGGCAAGCGGAACGGAACCGCGCGACACGGTGCCATTCACGCACGGCGGAACGAACCTGCACTGGACCGGCACGGGACGTCTCGTGTTCCTGTCGTATCAGGACGGCTGGCCGCACCTCTACTCGATGACGGCGAGCGGCACCGACGCGCCGCTGCTGCTCACGCCGGGCGATCACATGGCGGAGCACGTCACGATCGCACCAGACGGTCGTCACGCGCTCTACGCAGGCAATCTCGGCACGACAGCCGGCGACATCGACCGTCGTCACGTCGTGCGCGTGCCGGTCGATCGGGCCGCACCGGAAGTCCTGACACCAGGCAACGGACTCGAGTGGTCGCCCGTCGTCCTCGCCACGGGACGCGTTGCCGCGATTGGTGGCGATTCGCAGCAGGCGCCCGTGCCGTTCGCTTTCGACACGGTCGATCCCGCCGTGCGCCCGAACGGCGCGGGACGCATCGTCATCGGTGCGTCGGCGGTGCCGGCCACCTTCCCCGCCCGGCAACTCGTCGTGCCAACGCCTGTCACGTTCACGGCGAGCGATGGCGGCCGCGTCCACGGACAGCTGTTCACGCCGGCGGGCGCCGGCACGGCGAAACGCCCGGCCATCGTCTACATCCACGGTGGCCCGATGCGGCAGATGCTGCTCGGCTGGCACTACGGAGACTACTACTGGAACGCGTACGCGCTCAACCAGTACCTTGCCAGTCGCGGCTTCATCGTGCTGTCGGTGAATTACAGGTTAGGCATCGGTTACGGCTTCGACTTCCATCGTCCGCCGAAGGCCGGTGTCGCGGGCGCGTCGGAATACCTCGACATCAAGGCCGCCGGTGAATGGCTGCGCGCGCGCGCGGACGTCGATGCCACGCGCATCGGCGTCTATGGCGGATCGTATGGCGGGTATCTCACCGCGCTCGCGCTCGGTCGCGACTCGTCGGTTTTCGCGGCGGGCGTCGACATCCATGGCGTGCACGACTTCACGAGCGACGGCGGCGGCCGCATCGGCGCGGGCGCCTGGCGCTACGAGCGTCCTGCGTCGGTGGTCGAGGCCCTTGCGCGAACCGCGTGGGAGAGCTCACCGGTCGCGAGCGTCACGACGTGGCGATCACCGGTGCTGCTCATCCACGCCGACGACGACCGCAACGTCCGCTTCAGCCAGACCGTCGATCTGCTCCAGCGCCTGCGCGCCGCGGGCGTCGAGACCGAAGAGCTGGTGGTCGTCGACGATACGCACCATTTCCTGCGCTACGCCAACCAGCTCCGCGTGAACCAGGCGATCGCCACGTACCTGGAAAAGAAGCTCCTCACCAGAATCTCTGTCGATCAACAGCGCTGA
- a CDS encoding GNAT family N-acetyltransferase: MTPARHPVDLSVGQFRDAWRVMCRASPTHRFETTTNVTYVFSGVPVAFFNVAIVTTPSVTAALLRASGEEAMAWADGSGVPWLLVVTHQAIESGVDAQAVLAGCGLTPLLPLTGMRADRVVPADAPGGLALSVPLDEPGCGALVDVNSAAYGMDLAAAKSLLGAPAFWNGHVPALGCADDGAAVTSAAVLLVEGHRYVAMVATHPEHQRRGYAAAAMRHALDIAADRHGELPTVLHATDAGRPVYERMGYTPIATHTCYIASTFLAGH; encoded by the coding sequence ATGACGCCAGCACGGCATCCGGTGGACCTGAGCGTGGGGCAGTTCCGCGACGCATGGCGCGTGATGTGCCGTGCGTCTCCCACGCACAGGTTCGAGACGACGACGAACGTGACGTACGTGTTCAGTGGCGTCCCCGTCGCGTTCTTCAACGTCGCCATCGTCACAACGCCGTCTGTGACGGCGGCGTTGCTCCGCGCGTCGGGGGAGGAGGCGATGGCGTGGGCCGATGGCTCCGGCGTGCCGTGGCTGTTGGTCGTCACGCACCAGGCGATCGAGTCCGGCGTCGATGCGCAGGCCGTCCTCGCCGGCTGCGGGCTGACGCCGCTCCTACCGCTGACGGGCATGCGTGCCGATCGTGTGGTGCCCGCTGACGCGCCCGGCGGCCTCGCGCTCTCGGTGCCGCTGGACGAACCGGGATGCGGCGCGCTCGTGGACGTCAACTCCGCGGCATACGGGATGGATCTGGCCGCGGCCAAGTCGCTGCTCGGCGCGCCGGCCTTCTGGAACGGGCACGTGCCCGCGCTCGGATGTGCCGACGATGGAGCGGCGGTGACGAGTGCGGCGGTGCTGCTGGTGGAGGGGCATCGGTACGTGGCGATGGTTGCCACGCATCCGGAGCACCAGCGCCGGGGCTACGCCGCCGCGGCGATGCGGCACGCGCTCGACATCGCAGCGGACCGGCACGGCGAACTGCCGACGGTCCTGCACGCCACCGACGCTGGCCGGCCCGTCTACGAGCGCATGGGATACACGCCCATCGCCACCCACACGTGCTACATCGCCTCGACGTTCCTCGCCGGGCACTGA
- a CDS encoding tetratricopeptide repeat protein produces MKRLLLPVLVLCAACTSPAPPADSAAQAPAAATITTTSSSPEAVAQLRKGEQLLDNLRVAEASEAFAQALALDSNFVLAHAYHGYTVPGANGTTELEAAAAAAAGLPAAERALVEGIAAARTGDVAKASAAYARVTELAPGDWRGHFIRGQQLLESSKYAEAVESLKKATALNPEAGGAQNSLGYAALRQGDADGAVAAFEQYARILPTEPNAQDSLGEALLSAGRFADAEAAFGKALALSPGFWASHEGIAYAKFYAGDVAGARNALAEARAGAPRPSDKLGVDATLAAIAMAQHDTRGALAMLDTAEKASLADTTNVAFVPIRRALVLSDAGRHRDALVPVAAALATVSAKTLPPGPTRGLERQALVARAMAESGLRDVAALTKTSSALDALAAANPDIASVQSSMHFGRALLAVASGDAAGARQHFAGCSSEDDLCKWQALVAMQTAGDTAGVALAREQLLKQYLRDPMHLVIRSRLSSSSEAKAP; encoded by the coding sequence ATGAAGCGTCTGCTCCTGCCCGTCCTCGTCCTGTGTGCTGCCTGCACGTCGCCGGCACCGCCCGCCGACAGCGCCGCCCAGGCCCCTGCCGCCGCCACGATCACCACGACGTCGTCGTCGCCCGAAGCGGTGGCGCAGCTCCGGAAGGGGGAGCAGCTCCTCGACAACCTGCGCGTGGCCGAGGCGTCCGAGGCGTTCGCGCAGGCGTTGGCGCTGGACTCGAACTTCGTCCTGGCGCACGCGTATCACGGCTACACGGTGCCCGGTGCCAACGGCACTACGGAGCTCGAAGCCGCGGCCGCGGCCGCGGCCGGTCTGCCGGCGGCCGAGCGCGCGCTCGTGGAGGGCATCGCGGCCGCGCGGACCGGCGACGTCGCGAAGGCGAGCGCCGCGTACGCGCGCGTCACCGAACTGGCCCCCGGCGACTGGCGCGGGCATTTCATTCGCGGGCAGCAGTTGCTCGAGTCGTCGAAGTACGCCGAGGCCGTCGAGTCGCTGAAAAAGGCCACGGCACTCAATCCCGAAGCGGGCGGCGCGCAGAACAGCCTCGGATACGCCGCGCTCCGGCAGGGTGACGCCGACGGTGCCGTCGCCGCGTTCGAACAGTACGCGCGCATCCTGCCCACCGAGCCGAACGCGCAGGATTCGCTCGGCGAGGCCCTGCTCTCTGCCGGGCGCTTTGCCGACGCCGAAGCGGCGTTCGGAAAGGCCCTGGCCCTGTCGCCGGGCTTCTGGGCCTCGCATGAAGGCATCGCGTACGCGAAGTTCTACGCGGGCGACGTCGCCGGCGCACGCAATGCGTTGGCGGAGGCTCGGGCCGGCGCGCCGCGCCCGAGCGACAAGCTTGGCGTCGACGCCACGCTGGCGGCCATCGCGATGGCCCAGCACGACACGCGTGGTGCGCTCGCGATGCTCGACACTGCGGAGAAGGCCAGCCTCGCGGACACCACGAATGTGGCGTTCGTCCCGATCCGTCGTGCGCTGGTGCTGAGCGACGCCGGGCGCCATCGCGACGCGCTGGTCCCTGTCGCTGCCGCGCTCGCCACGGTCAGCGCCAAGACGCTTCCGCCCGGCCCGACGCGCGGCCTCGAGCGTCAGGCCCTCGTGGCACGCGCGATGGCCGAGAGCGGATTGCGCGACGTCGCCGCGCTGACCAAGACGTCGTCGGCACTCGACGCGCTCGCTGCGGCGAACCCGGACATCGCGTCGGTGCAGTCGAGCATGCACTTCGGACGGGCGCTACTCGCGGTGGCCAGCGGCGATGCGGCAGGAGCGCGGCAGCACTTCGCCGGGTGCTCGAGCGAGGACGACCTGTGCAAGTGGCAGGCTCTCGTGGCCATGCAGACGGCGGGCGATACGGCAGGCGTCGCGCTCGCGCGCGAACAGCTGCTGAAGCAGTACCTCCGCGATCCGATGCACCTCGTCATACGTTCGCGACTCTCGTCTTCGTCAGAGGCCAAGGCGCCATGA
- a CDS encoding protein kinase translates to MTGLEADAAARWARAREVFDAVVVLPAADRDVALAALCGGDAALRGEVVSLLLHDSPDDDAIARLVADAAGDIVGVSSSASADAFPPTSDRYRIVARLGGGGMGDVFLAEDAALGRRVALKVPRGHVTTDATARRRLRDEAHAAAAINHPHVCIVHDVGDGPDGRPFIAMELIEGETLASRLAAGPLPLADVLTLGIQAAAALHAAHAIGVVHRDLKPSNIMWTAHGIKLLDFGLATAVRTVDTRDDGARAPGGFAGTVPYMSPEQVRGEPLDHRTDLFSLGVVLYEAVTGRLPFDEPTAARTADAIVTREPAPPEEIVPGLPSDLSRVLARALAKVRDARYADAATLADDLRVVASTHARPVRRRGHMAVAALAATVLVGAAVASGTHTGWPFEATVRRAAATPPVVRPVSGPTSLSVLVADFSNATGDATFDGTLRESLIVQLQQTPFLRVLPPSSVDETLRQMTRAPGTRLTAPVAAEVAQRRGLAAWISGAIESTRDGLVVTLRVTRTDSGDVVARERVEVRDRDAVLGALGDAAARLRQTLGESQQSIGRFNVPTAQATTASLDALKAYTLGAERSASGDYGVAAALYERAVQIDPEFALAYQALAREQANEMYAHDVVAASATRAYELRTRTTGQERFNIETEYHSSVSGALDRASATAGQWKAAYPADWRPHHVLAHLHYTLGQYAEGVQSGREAVRLNPDVAAAYSNLAGSLFALGRFVEARDVYHEAMARGLDAPEYHAFLWRIAYYTGDTEGMQRQMAWASSSASWASNMPALAAALQGQWATARSATQLASAGFARRRMPGLVAYAARYEALTGALVGDCRTTRRSAPVVLGYDVSDVRASVVLALALCGRTDLDPVIRSLRRAQPDSTVLTHGWLPAIDGATALARRRPIEAIAALHDAARYDGAAESWPTYVRGLALLQAGEAADAEAAFARIVDQPGRALWFPLAPLSRLGIARARRLAGDNEGARRAYDQFFTTWKDADADLPVIVAARQEYARLP, encoded by the coding sequence GTGACAGGCCTCGAAGCGGACGCCGCCGCGCGCTGGGCACGCGCGCGGGAGGTCTTCGATGCCGTCGTCGTCCTGCCGGCGGCGGATCGCGATGTCGCGCTCGCCGCGCTGTGTGGAGGCGACGCCGCTCTGCGCGGCGAGGTCGTGTCGCTCCTGCTGCACGACAGCCCTGACGATGACGCCATCGCGCGGCTGGTGGCCGACGCCGCCGGCGACATCGTGGGCGTTTCCTCGAGCGCCAGCGCCGACGCGTTTCCGCCAACCTCCGATCGCTACCGCATCGTTGCGCGTCTCGGCGGAGGCGGCATGGGCGACGTGTTCCTTGCCGAAGACGCCGCGCTCGGCCGGCGCGTCGCGCTCAAGGTGCCGCGAGGCCACGTGACCACCGATGCAACGGCCCGCAGGAGGCTGCGCGACGAAGCGCACGCGGCGGCGGCCATCAATCACCCGCACGTCTGCATCGTCCACGACGTCGGCGATGGTCCCGACGGGCGCCCCTTCATCGCGATGGAGCTCATCGAAGGCGAGACGCTGGCGTCGCGTCTCGCCGCAGGCCCGCTTCCGCTGGCCGACGTGCTGACGCTCGGCATCCAGGCCGCCGCGGCGCTGCACGCTGCCCACGCGATCGGCGTGGTCCATCGCGACCTGAAGCCGTCCAACATCATGTGGACGGCACACGGCATCAAGCTGCTCGACTTCGGGCTGGCGACAGCCGTGCGCACCGTTGACACACGCGACGATGGCGCGCGCGCGCCAGGTGGATTCGCGGGCACCGTACCGTACATGAGTCCGGAGCAGGTGCGCGGCGAACCGCTCGACCACCGCACGGACCTCTTCTCGCTCGGCGTGGTCCTCTACGAAGCCGTCACTGGGCGATTACCGTTCGACGAACCGACAGCCGCACGGACGGCCGATGCGATCGTCACGCGCGAGCCAGCGCCGCCAGAAGAGATCGTGCCCGGCCTGCCGTCCGATCTGTCGCGCGTGTTGGCGCGCGCCCTCGCCAAAGTGCGCGACGCGCGCTACGCGGACGCCGCAACGCTTGCCGACGACCTGCGGGTGGTCGCCTCCACGCACGCGCGGCCTGTGCGTCGACGAGGTCACATGGCTGTTGCCGCGCTCGCGGCAACGGTACTGGTCGGCGCCGCCGTCGCATCGGGCACGCACACGGGGTGGCCCTTCGAGGCGACGGTGCGACGCGCGGCGGCGACGCCGCCCGTGGTTCGCCCGGTCAGCGGCCCGACGAGCCTCTCCGTCCTCGTGGCAGATTTCTCCAACGCGACGGGCGACGCCACGTTCGACGGCACGCTGCGCGAGAGTCTCATCGTGCAGCTCCAGCAGACGCCGTTCCTGCGCGTCCTGCCGCCGTCGAGCGTGGACGAGACGCTGCGGCAGATGACGCGCGCGCCGGGCACCCGCCTCACGGCGCCGGTGGCCGCGGAAGTCGCGCAACGACGCGGGCTTGCCGCGTGGATTTCGGGAGCGATCGAGTCGACGCGCGACGGACTGGTCGTCACGCTGCGAGTCACCCGCACCGACAGCGGCGATGTCGTCGCACGCGAGCGCGTCGAGGTCCGCGATCGCGATGCCGTCCTTGGTGCGCTCGGCGACGCCGCCGCACGACTGCGCCAGACGCTGGGGGAGTCGCAGCAGTCGATCGGCCGGTTCAACGTGCCCACCGCGCAGGCCACGACGGCGTCGCTCGACGCACTCAAGGCCTACACGCTGGGGGCCGAGCGGTCGGCGAGCGGTGACTACGGCGTGGCGGCGGCGCTCTACGAGCGCGCGGTGCAGATCGATCCCGAGTTCGCGCTGGCCTACCAGGCGCTCGCACGCGAGCAGGCCAACGAGATGTACGCGCACGATGTGGTCGCGGCGTCTGCCACGCGGGCCTACGAGCTCAGGACGCGCACCACTGGCCAGGAACGCTTCAACATCGAGACCGAATACCACTCGAGTGTCTCAGGCGCGCTCGATCGCGCGTCCGCGACAGCCGGGCAGTGGAAGGCCGCCTATCCGGCCGACTGGCGTCCGCACCACGTGCTCGCGCACCTGCACTACACCCTCGGGCAGTACGCCGAGGGTGTGCAATCGGGTCGCGAGGCCGTTCGCCTCAATCCAGACGTGGCTGCTGCCTACTCCAACCTCGCCGGTTCGCTCTTCGCGCTCGGGCGCTTCGTCGAGGCGCGCGACGTCTACCACGAGGCGATGGCGCGCGGTCTCGACGCGCCGGAGTACCACGCGTTCCTGTGGCGGATCGCCTACTACACCGGTGACACCGAGGGCATGCAGCGGCAGATGGCGTGGGCGTCGAGCAGCGCGTCATGGGCGTCCAACATGCCCGCGCTCGCAGCCGCCCTTCAGGGACAGTGGGCTACCGCGCGATCGGCGACGCAGCTCGCCTCGGCGGGTTTCGCGCGGCGCCGCATGCCCGGCCTCGTGGCGTATGCCGCGCGCTACGAGGCACTCACGGGCGCGCTGGTCGGCGATTGCCGGACCACCCGGCGGAGCGCCCCTGTGGTACTGGGCTACGACGTCTCCGACGTGCGCGCCAGCGTGGTACTCGCGCTGGCGTTGTGCGGCCGCACCGATCTCGATCCTGTCATTCGGTCGCTGCGTCGCGCGCAGCCAGACAGCACCGTCCTCACTCACGGGTGGCTCCCGGCGATCGACGGCGCGACGGCGCTCGCACGACGACGGCCGATCGAGGCGATTGCCGCGTTGCACGACGCGGCCCGCTACGACGGCGCCGCCGAATCCTGGCCGACCTACGTGCGGGGGTTGGCGCTGCTGCAGGCCGGAGAGGCCGCTGATGCAGAGGCGGCGTTTGCCAGGATTGTCGACCAGCCCGGCCGCGCGTTGTGGTTCCCACTGGCGCCCTTGTCACGCCTGGGGATCGCGAGAGCGCGACGACTGGCCGGCGACAACGAGGGCGCCCGCCGCGCGTACGACCAGTTCTTCACGACATGGAAGGACGCCGACGCCGACCTCCCCGTCATCGTGGCCGCCCGCCAGGAATACGCGCGATTGCCGTAA
- a CDS encoding sigma-70 family RNA polymerase sigma factor yields MSQDGVLELLQEWQGGSHDAYDRLIPLVYGELHRVARGHLQREAQGHSLQPTLLVHEAYLRLAGAQVDWRTRTHFVSVAATVMRRILVEHARTRRTQKRGGADQRVTLTDGIAGETARSVDLLCLDEALERLKAIDARQAEALDLCYFGGLTHAEIGAALGVSDATVDRDLRHGRAWLRRQLSQS; encoded by the coding sequence ATGAGTCAGGATGGCGTCCTCGAGTTGCTGCAGGAGTGGCAAGGCGGTAGTCATGATGCCTACGACAGGTTGATCCCGCTGGTGTACGGCGAACTGCACCGCGTGGCGCGCGGGCATCTCCAGCGGGAGGCACAGGGGCACTCGCTGCAGCCCACGCTGCTCGTCCACGAGGCCTACCTGCGGCTCGCCGGTGCGCAGGTCGACTGGCGTACGCGCACGCATTTCGTGAGCGTGGCGGCCACCGTGATGCGGCGCATCCTCGTCGAGCACGCGCGCACACGCCGCACGCAGAAGCGCGGCGGGGCCGACCAGCGGGTCACCCTGACAGACGGGATCGCCGGAGAGACGGCGAGGTCGGTCGATCTGCTGTGTCTCGACGAGGCGCTCGAACGCCTGAAGGCCATCGACGCGCGGCAGGCCGAGGCGCTCGATCTGTGCTACTTCGGCGGCCTCACGCACGCCGAGATCGGTGCCGCGCTGGGCGTGTCGGACGCGACAGTCGATCGCGACCTGCGCCACGGCCGCGCGTGGCTGCGCCGCCAGTTGTCCCAGTCCTGA
- a CDS encoding ribonucleotide-diphosphate reductase subunit beta yields the protein MRGLPVTAVTTTHLSTTTGLGEIDRSGARPRVDDKAMINCRADVNQLLPLKYRWAWERYLSACNNHWMPTEVSMQADIALWKSLTGLSDDERRMVKRNLGFFAASESLVANNIVLAIYRHLTNPECRQYLLRQAFEEAIHTHTFQYICESLGLDEGELFNMYREVPSITDKASWALRYTQNLSDPQFSTGTPDADRAFLRDLVAFYVVFEGMWFYTGFAQILSLGRRNKMVGIAEQYQYILRDESLHLNFGIDVINQIKVENPHLWTPDLQDEVRSMLHDACALEVAYGRDTMPRGLLGLNADLCAQYMHVITNRRCAQLGLAPVFPSAQENPFPWMSEAMDLKKEKNFFETRVTEYQTGSALKW from the coding sequence TTGCGAGGCCTGCCAGTGACAGCCGTGACGACAACCCATCTTTCCACCACGACGGGCCTCGGCGAAATCGATCGCTCTGGCGCGCGTCCGCGCGTCGACGACAAGGCGATGATCAACTGCCGCGCCGACGTGAACCAGTTGCTGCCGCTCAAGTACCGCTGGGCGTGGGAGCGCTATCTCTCCGCGTGCAACAACCACTGGATGCCGACCGAGGTGTCCATGCAGGCCGACATCGCGCTGTGGAAGTCGCTCACGGGCCTGTCCGACGATGAGCGGCGGATGGTGAAGCGGAACCTCGGATTCTTCGCGGCGTCGGAGTCGCTGGTCGCCAACAACATCGTGCTCGCGATCTACAGGCACCTCACCAACCCGGAGTGCCGGCAGTACCTGCTGCGTCAGGCGTTCGAGGAAGCGATCCACACGCACACGTTCCAGTACATCTGCGAGAGCCTCGGCCTCGACGAGGGCGAGCTGTTCAACATGTACAGGGAAGTGCCCTCGATCACCGACAAGGCGTCGTGGGCGCTCCGCTACACGCAGAACCTGTCCGATCCGCAGTTCTCCACCGGCACGCCCGATGCCGACAGGGCGTTCCTGCGCGACCTCGTGGCGTTCTACGTCGTGTTCGAGGGGATGTGGTTCTACACGGGCTTTGCGCAGATCCTCTCGCTCGGCCGGCGCAACAAGATGGTGGGCATCGCGGAGCAGTACCAGTACATCCTGCGCGACGAGTCGCTGCACCTGAACTTCGGCATCGACGTCATCAACCAGATCAAGGTCGAGAACCCGCACCTGTGGACGCCGGACCTGCAGGACGAGGTGCGCAGCATGCTGCACGACGCGTGCGCGCTCGAAGTGGCGTATGGGCGCGACACCATGCCGCGCGGTCTGCTCGGCCTCAACGCCGACCTCTGCGCGCAGTACATGCACGTGATCACGAACCGCCGTTGCGCACAGCTCGGTCTGGCCCCCGTGTTCCCGTCTGCGCAGGAGAACCCGTTCCCGTGGATGTCGGAAGCGATGGACCTCAAGAAGGAGAAGAACTTCTTCGAGACCCGCGTCACCGAGTACCAGACGGGATCGGCGTTGAAGTGGTGA